One genomic window of Diospyros lotus cultivar Yz01 chromosome 8, ASM1463336v1, whole genome shotgun sequence includes the following:
- the LOC127808026 gene encoding probable serine/threonine-protein kinase PBL21, with product MNCFSCASFNSKDVEDNDDDLAVHPAEPSASGRGKPFVNNSKESLSRANSFVSSKGKEISSQKGNMASSFTFRELAAATRNFREANLIGEGGFGCVYKGRLESGQIIAVKQLNLNGLQGNQEFIVEVLMLSLLHHPNLVTLIGYCTDGDQRLLVYEYMQMGSLENHLFDIEPNQEPLDWRTRMKIAVGAARGLEYLHCKANPPVIYRDLKSANILLDESYNPKLSDFGLAKLGPVGDNTHVSTRVMGTYGYCAPEYAMSGKLTLKSDIYSFGVVLLELITGRKVIDTTKKPGEQNLIVWSRPLLKDKRKFVQLVDPRLQGRIPNRSLHYAVSITAMCLQEQANFRPLISDIVVALEYLASQTDKELQKGLQRSPGSAPNLQSESDSFSRDPNCGSFSSAV from the exons ATGAACTGCTTCTCCTGCGCCAGTTTTAATAGCAAGGATGTCGAAGATAATGACGACGATTTGGCAGTTCACCCTGCCGAGCCTTCAG CGAGCGGGCGGGGGAAGCCATTCGTCAATAATAGCAAAG AGAGTTTGAGCCGAGCGAATTCTTTCGTTAGTAGTAAGGGCAAGGAAATTAGCAGCCAGAAGGGCAACATGGCTAGTAGCTTCACGTTCCGCGAGCTCGCCGCAGCCACAAGAAACTTTCGAGAGGCCAATTTGATTGGGGAAGGCGGTTTCGGATGCGTTTACAAGGGCCGCCTGGAATCCGGCCAG ATTATTGCAGTGAAACAGCTTAATCTCAATGGGCTGCAGGGAAACCAGGAATTCATTGTGGAGGTTCTTATGTTGAGTCTACTACATCACCCCAACCTCGTCACGTTGATTGGCTATTGCACTGATGGAGATCAGAGACTTCTGGTTTATGAATACATGCAAATGGGTAGCTTGGAGAATCATCTTTTTG ATATTGAACCCAATCAAGAACCACTAGACTGGAGGACAAGAATGAAGATTGCCGTTGGTGCTGCTCGGGGCCTGGAATATCTCCATTGCAAGGCGAACCCACCAGTTATTTACCGCGACTTGAAATCTGCAAACATATTGTTGGATGAAAGCTATAATCCTAAGCTCTCAGATTTTGGACTTGCTAAACTGGGTCCTGTGGGTGACAATACTCATGTCTCTACCCGAGTAATGGGAACATATGGTTACTGTGCCCCTGAGTACGCAATGAGTGGCAAACTGACTCTAAAGTCTGACATCTATAGCTTTGGTGTCGTTTTGTTGGAGCTGATAACAGGGCGTAAAGTGATTGACACCACGAAAAAGCCGGGAGAGCAGAACCTCATTGTTTGG TCCCGGCCTTTGTTAAAGGACAAGAGGAAGTTTGTTCAATTGGTCGATCCGCGGCTGCAAGGGCGCATTCCCAACCGTAGCTTGCACTATGCTGTTTCCATCACTGCAATGTGTCTTCAGGAGCAAGCGAATTTCCGGCCCCTTATCAGTGACATTGTTGTAGCACTCGAGTACTTGGCCTCTCAGACCGACAAAGAGTTGCAGAAGGGACTGCAGCGGTCCCCTGGATCAGCACCAAATTTGCAGAGCGAGAGTGACTCATTTTCTCGAGACCCAAACTGTGGAAGCTTTTCCTCTGCCGTTTGA